A genomic segment from Betaproteobacteria bacterium encodes:
- a CDS encoding MmgE/PrpD family protein, with product MPSTTLTIAETLAQFAAAQDYDALPAPIREKARTHLLDSVGVALAATGFEFARRAYEGLSRFGGGEHQVIGMPGRLPLRDAVCMNGILVHGIEYDDTSILGRIHPSAFCAPAALGAGAFARASGKAMLAAYVAGVECAIRVGAAAKGGFSPAGFNATGVVGGFGAVMTAGKLLGLDTDRLAAAQGIVYTTAAGNREFVATDGWTKRLDPAWAAVSGVTAASLAQSGYMASPTPYEGRYGLYRVYLEHEVTAQDIELITAGLGDEWHFGALSLKGLASCYFNHPLINATIAIMNRHDLVPGSIRSICVYLPRAAIDTVCEPSAAKYAPTDLAGALFSAYYNVASAAVRRRLTLDELQPEALADPEVLALARKVSYAIDAESTFPRHYSGAVEIVTMDGRTYSDREDVNKGSSEQPMSQAEVEVKFMDNACRVIPRARAQAMMDAILDIERVADVSELPLAADS from the coding sequence ATGCCGAGCACCACGCTCACGATTGCGGAAACGCTTGCGCAGTTCGCGGCTGCGCAGGACTACGACGCCCTCCCGGCGCCGATACGCGAGAAAGCGCGCACGCATCTGCTGGATTCCGTCGGCGTCGCGCTGGCTGCGACCGGATTCGAATTCGCGCGGCGCGCCTACGAGGGCTTGAGCCGCTTCGGCGGCGGCGAGCACCAGGTCATCGGCATGCCGGGCCGGCTACCGTTGCGCGATGCCGTGTGCATGAACGGCATCCTGGTGCACGGCATCGAATACGACGACACTTCCATACTCGGGCGGATTCATCCGAGCGCATTCTGCGCCCCCGCGGCGCTGGGCGCGGGCGCATTCGCTCGTGCCAGCGGCAAGGCGATGCTCGCGGCCTACGTTGCCGGCGTGGAGTGCGCGATCCGCGTCGGCGCGGCGGCCAAGGGCGGCTTCTCGCCCGCAGGATTCAACGCAACCGGCGTAGTCGGCGGCTTCGGCGCCGTGATGACTGCAGGCAAGCTGCTCGGCCTGGATACCGACCGGCTCGCTGCCGCACAGGGCATCGTCTACACCACCGCGGCAGGAAACCGCGAGTTCGTCGCAACCGACGGGTGGACCAAGCGCCTCGACCCCGCCTGGGCGGCTGTCAGCGGCGTCACCGCGGCGAGCCTGGCGCAGTCCGGCTACATGGCTTCCCCCACGCCGTACGAAGGCCGCTACGGGCTCTATCGGGTGTATCTCGAGCACGAGGTCACGGCGCAGGATATCGAGCTCATCACCGCCGGGCTGGGAGACGAGTGGCACTTCGGCGCGTTGTCGCTCAAGGGGCTTGCGTCGTGCTATTTCAATCACCCGCTGATCAATGCCACCATTGCGATCATGAACCGCCACGACCTGGTGCCGGGCTCGATCCGAAGCATCTGCGTGTACCTGCCGCGCGCGGCGATCGATACCGTGTGCGAGCCGAGCGCCGCGAAGTACGCACCGACGGATCTTGCGGGGGCGCTCTTCAGCGCCTACTACAACGTTGCCTCGGCCGCGGTCCGTCGCCGCCTCACGCTCGACGAGCTCCAGCCCGAGGCCCTTGCGGACCCGGAAGTGCTCGCGCTCGCCCGCAAGGTGAGCTACGCGATCGATGCCGAATCGACCTTTCCGCGCCACTACTCGGGGGCGGTCGAGATCGTGACCATGGACGGGCGAACGTACAGCGACCGCGAGGACGTCAACAAGGGATCGAGCGAGCAGCCCATGAGCCAGGCCGAGGTCGAGGTGAAGTTCATGGACAACGCGTGCCGCGTCATTCCGCGTGCGCGCGCCCAGGCGATGATGGATGCAATTCTCGACATCGAGCGGGTCGCCGACGTGAGCGAGTTGCCGCTGGCGGCGGATTCCTGA